Proteins encoded within one genomic window of Mesorhizobium sp. AR10:
- the mtnA gene encoding S-methyl-5-thioribose-1-phosphate isomerase → MNVGDRHYRTIWLSDDGRSVEIIDQRWLPHDFRIERIDSVAGIATAIRDMWVRGAPLIGVTAAYGVAIQMADDPSDAALDAVWETLHETRPTAINLRWALDEMRRYLRPLSPQQRAEAAYRRAAEIADEDVGLNRAIGANGLEIIKAIAARKQAGDPVNILTHCNAGWLATVDYGTATAPIYLAVEAGIPVHVYVDETRPRNQGAQLTAWEMAGHGVPHTLIVDNAGGHLMQRGEIDMVIVGTDRTTASGDVCNKIGTYLKALAAADNDVPFYVALPSPTIDWTVHDGLIEIPIEQRSPDEVSLVWGKTASGEIAQVRVSPEATPAANPAFDVTPARLVTGLITERGVAKASREGLKAMFPERG, encoded by the coding sequence TTGAACGTCGGCGATCGCCACTATCGCACCATCTGGCTGAGCGACGACGGGCGTTCGGTGGAGATCATCGACCAGCGATGGCTGCCGCATGATTTCCGCATAGAGAGGATCGACAGCGTCGCCGGCATCGCTACCGCCATCCGCGACATGTGGGTGCGCGGCGCGCCGCTGATCGGCGTCACCGCTGCCTATGGCGTCGCCATCCAGATGGCAGACGATCCGTCGGACGCTGCACTCGACGCGGTGTGGGAGACCTTGCATGAGACGCGCCCGACGGCGATCAATCTGCGCTGGGCGCTCGATGAGATGCGGCGCTACCTGCGGCCGCTTTCACCTCAGCAGCGTGCCGAGGCGGCATATCGCCGTGCTGCTGAAATTGCCGACGAGGATGTCGGCCTCAACCGCGCCATCGGCGCCAATGGTCTTGAGATCATCAAGGCGATCGCGGCGCGCAAGCAGGCGGGCGATCCGGTCAACATCCTCACCCATTGCAACGCCGGCTGGCTCGCCACCGTCGACTATGGCACCGCCACCGCGCCGATCTATCTGGCTGTTGAAGCCGGCATTCCCGTGCACGTCTATGTCGATGAAACGCGGCCGCGCAATCAGGGCGCCCAGCTGACCGCGTGGGAGATGGCCGGCCACGGCGTGCCGCACACGCTGATCGTCGACAATGCCGGCGGCCATCTGATGCAGCGCGGCGAGATCGACATGGTCATCGTCGGCACCGACCGCACGACTGCTAGTGGTGACGTCTGCAACAAGATCGGCACCTATCTCAAGGCGCTGGCCGCCGCCGACAATGATGTGCCGTTCTATGTCGCGCTGCCGTCCCCGACCATCGACTGGACCGTGCATGACGGCCTGATCGAGATCCCGATCGAGCAGCGCTCGCCCGACGAGGTCTCGCTGGTCTGGGGCAAGACCGCTTCCGGCGAGATCGCCCAGGTTCGTGTGTCGCCCGAGGCGACGCCGGCGGCAAATCCGGCGTTTGATGTGACGCCGGCGCGGCTGGTGACGGGACTGATCACCGAACGCGGCGTGGCAAAGGCGTCGCGCGAAGGCCTGAAGGCGATGTTTCCCGAGCGCGGGTGA
- the mtnK gene encoding S-methyl-5-thioribose kinase, with product MTGKLPFEALSVETLSTRLGTNEALCARIGKDTSAWKVREVGDGNLNLVFIVEGATGAAVVKQALPYVRLVGDSWPLPLKRSFFEYHALTRQEARAPGSVPAIYHFDEGQALIIMEYLAPPHIILRRALIDGRQLPNIARDIGLFMARTLFRGSDLHMAAKDRKADLALFADNVELCDITENLVFSDPYFDAKMNRHTSPQLDGLVAELRADRDLKVEAQRLKHLFAANAETLLHGDLHSGSIMVTDTQTRMIDPEFAFYGPMAFDVGMLLANFWMSFFSQRGHEQKSKRDAMRAYLLEVTTETWVVFRTEFSHLWRTERTGMLYQKSLFEDQGDRLGAEQALDHVLHSIWDDLLGFAGIEVHRRILGLAHNADFETIADEDLRATCEAKALKFGRHIAVNRRQIHSIDEVNQLAALIERESGI from the coding sequence ATGACTGGGAAATTGCCGTTCGAAGCACTGTCGGTGGAAACGCTGTCGACGCGCCTCGGCACGAACGAAGCGCTGTGTGCGCGGATCGGCAAAGACACGAGCGCCTGGAAGGTGCGCGAGGTTGGCGACGGCAATCTGAACCTGGTCTTCATCGTCGAGGGCGCTACGGGGGCGGCCGTCGTCAAGCAAGCGCTGCCCTATGTGCGCCTGGTCGGCGACAGCTGGCCGCTGCCGCTAAAACGCTCGTTCTTCGAATATCACGCGCTGACGCGGCAAGAGGCGCGAGCGCCCGGTTCGGTGCCGGCGATCTATCACTTCGACGAAGGCCAGGCGCTGATCATCATGGAGTATCTGGCACCGCCGCACATCATCCTGCGCCGCGCCCTGATCGATGGCCGGCAGCTGCCCAACATCGCTCGCGACATCGGCCTGTTCATGGCCCGCACCTTGTTTCGCGGTTCCGACCTGCATATGGCGGCCAAGGACCGCAAGGCCGATCTGGCGCTGTTCGCCGACAATGTCGAACTCTGCGACATCACCGAGAACCTGGTTTTCTCCGATCCGTATTTCGACGCCAAGATGAACCGGCATACCAGCCCGCAGCTTGACGGCCTCGTCGCCGAACTGCGCGCCGACCGCGACCTGAAGGTCGAGGCGCAGCGGCTGAAGCATTTGTTCGCGGCCAATGCCGAGACGTTGCTGCATGGCGATTTGCATTCCGGCTCGATCATGGTCACCGACACACAAACGCGGATGATCGATCCGGAATTCGCCTTCTACGGCCCGATGGCCTTCGATGTCGGCATGCTGCTTGCCAATTTTTGGATGTCGTTCTTCTCGCAACGCGGCCACGAGCAGAAGAGCAAACGCGACGCCATGCGCGCCTATCTGCTCGAGGTGACGACCGAGACTTGGGTCGTGTTCCGCACCGAGTTTTCGCATCTGTGGCGAACCGAACGCACCGGCATGCTCTATCAGAAAAGCCTGTTCGAGGATCAGGGCGACCGGCTTGGCGCCGAACAGGCGCTCGACCACGTCCTGCATTCGATCTGGGACGACCTGCTGGGTTTCGCTGGCATCGAGGTTCACCGGCGCATCCTCGGCCTCGCGCACAATGCCGATTTCGAGACCATTGCCGACGAGGACCTGCGCGCCACATGTGAGGCCAAGGCGCTGAAGTTCGGCCGTCACATCGCCGTCAACCGGCGCCAGATACACAGCATCGACGAGGTCAACCAATTGGCCGCGCTGATCGAACGGGAGAGCGGAATTTGA